One window of Nostoc sp. C052 genomic DNA carries:
- a CDS encoding GIY-YIG nuclease family protein, with protein sequence MASETNLSSLAVLEYIPYIDDRGQLPEQFQGKIGVYAIFDQEKALQFVGYSRDVYLSLKQHLVRQPQQCYWVKVQTIERPSRTILENTENAWIAENGSVPWGNGDNKEKWTHPIDVKVLMTPEEQAKYQNPANDELAQIKVIKNVARRVEAEISTQLLEVRGLQMQIRFNPKLKEEGLLDLK encoded by the coding sequence ATGGCTTCTGAAACGAATCTTTCTTCTTTAGCAGTTCTGGAATACATTCCTTATATTGACGATCGCGGCCAACTACCAGAACAATTTCAGGGTAAAATTGGTGTATATGCTATTTTTGACCAAGAAAAAGCGCTGCAATTTGTAGGATATTCTCGTGATGTTTATCTTAGCCTTAAGCAGCATTTAGTCCGCCAACCACAGCAATGCTATTGGGTAAAAGTTCAAACTATTGAACGCCCCAGTCGCACAATCTTAGAAAATACTGAAAATGCTTGGATTGCTGAAAATGGTAGTGTGCCTTGGGGCAATGGGGATAACAAGGAAAAATGGACTCATCCAATTGATGTCAAAGTATTAATGACACCTGAAGAACAGGCAAAATATCAAAATCCAGCTAATGATGAATTAGCACAAATAAAAGTTATTAAAAATGTTGCACGGAGAGTAGAAGCAGAAATTTCAACGCAATTGCTAGAAGTGCGCGGTTTGCAAATGCAAATTCGCTTTAATCCTAAATTGAAGGAAGAAGGTTTACTAGATTTGAAATGA
- a CDS encoding YARHG domain-containing protein produces MTIQLLNDRYQVIRTLGAGGFGETYLAEDTYMPSKRHCVVKQLRPIHNNPQIYQLVQERFQREAAILEELGGANEQIPALYAYFSSSGQFYLVQEWIEGDTLTGKVQKQGLFSEGAVQELFINLLPVLDYVHSKHIVHRDIKPDNIIVRHRDGKPVLIDFGAIRESMGTVVNSQGNPTSSIVIGTPGYMPSEQAAGRPVFSSDLYSLGMTIIYLLTGRQAQQLETDSQTGEIVWRQYASHVSPIMAGVIDKAIAYHPRDRYPTARAMLDALQSIANPIPPTQPILTQPTVVSAPPPQTLPVKPQPTPQSNQPNGILIGGLVAGGLIGASVIISQVLPKSSQPIADKAVLPTETPSTITTPVIATPKFTPTPSSVPIQSTPSSTTSIPSSVPIQSTPSSTTSITPVNTTTLNNYLWLSQRLVTDTDLNGKNGFELDIMRNSIFAIHGRRFNTPELQNYFDNQSWYRPIYSPEKFSPKLLSKLEQQNVEYINKYQDRNGLRYFKK; encoded by the coding sequence ATGACAATACAACTGCTGAACGATCGCTATCAAGTTATCCGCACATTGGGCGCTGGTGGGTTTGGTGAAACCTATCTAGCTGAAGATACCTACATGCCTTCAAAGCGCCATTGTGTGGTTAAACAGCTAAGACCGATTCACAACAATCCCCAAATTTACCAGTTGGTGCAAGAGAGGTTTCAACGCGAAGCAGCTATTTTAGAAGAACTCGGTGGTGCAAATGAGCAAATTCCGGCATTGTATGCCTACTTTTCCTCAAGCGGACAATTTTACTTAGTTCAGGAGTGGATTGAGGGCGATACCCTAACTGGAAAAGTCCAGAAACAGGGGCTATTTAGTGAAGGCGCTGTCCAGGAATTATTCATAAATTTATTACCTGTCCTGGATTACGTTCACTCCAAGCATATCGTTCACCGCGATATTAAACCGGATAATATCATTGTGCGCCATCGAGACGGTAAACCAGTGCTGATTGATTTTGGGGCTATACGGGAATCGATGGGAACAGTAGTAAATTCTCAAGGCAATCCTACTAGTTCGATTGTAATTGGTACGCCTGGCTATATGCCGAGTGAACAAGCCGCAGGTAGACCAGTTTTTTCTAGTGATTTATACAGTTTAGGAATGACGATAATTTATTTGCTGACTGGTAGACAGGCGCAACAACTAGAAACCGATTCCCAAACGGGTGAAATTGTGTGGCGACAGTATGCGAGTCATGTTAGCCCAATTATGGCAGGAGTTATTGATAAAGCGATCGCTTATCATCCACGTGATCGCTACCCCACAGCCAGAGCCATGCTGGATGCTTTGCAGAGCATAGCAAATCCAATCCCACCGACACAACCCATCTTGACTCAACCGACTGTAGTCTCTGCACCACCGCCTCAAACGCTACCTGTCAAGCCGCAGCCTACCCCACAAAGTAATCAACCAAATGGTATTCTCATCGGCGGTTTAGTTGCAGGTGGGCTAATCGGTGCATCTGTGATTATTAGTCAAGTGTTACCAAAATCTTCTCAACCCATAGCAGACAAAGCGGTATTACCTACAGAAACACCCTCAACTATCACCACCCCAGTAATAGCAACTCCCAAATTTACACCAACTCCCTCATCTGTTCCTATTCAATCTACACCTTCCTCAACTACATCAATTCCCTCATCTGTTCCTATTCAATCTACACCTTCCTCAACTACATCAATAACGCCAGTTAATACCACGACTCTCAACAATTATTTGTGGCTTTCTCAAAGACTTGTAACTGATACAGATTTGAATGGTAAGAACGGTTTTGAACTAGATATTATGCGAAATTCGATTTTTGCAATTCATGGTCGCCGTTTTAACACTCCTGAATTACAAAATTACTTTGATAACCAATCTTGGTATCGTCCTATATATTCACCAGAAAAATTTTCACCTAAATTGCTGTCAAAATTAGAGCAACAGAATGTAGAGTATATCAACAAATATCAAGACCGTAACGGCTTGAGATATTTTAAGAAATAA
- a CDS encoding ABC transporter substrate-binding protein — protein sequence MAKVALLIGVSEYESGLTPLPAATKDVEAMRGVLLHPEIGGFDDVTLLINPQRHEMEEAIASFFDDRQKDDLLLLFFSGHGIKDETGKLYFAARNTRKTDRGVPARATIVPASFVHEVMSNSHSKREVVILDCCFSGAFAEGMLARDDGFVDVKNQLGGEGRAVLTSSTSTQLSFEQQGTDTSTYTSYIVEGLETGAADRDEDGWISVDELHEYAAKKVQESTPAMRPEMYPIKGGHKIKLAKAPSNDPMLTYRREVEYWVEGGNGEISVAGRAALDALQETLKLSPEQANAIETQVLAPIKDYKKKLQRYELAFSDEIKKEFPFSDRTRANLKRVQQALGLRDEDIALIQATLIAKHSLTTPPVVDNPPPPRNSNFLTYLIACLVGVIGVVIGGTIVYFIRTGNQSQTVVQPIVKSCTKETYSLGDRISLGEKTLLKQDTNPEKEAGVKAFLEGDCQSAINSLNSYRKANLSDPEALIYLNNAKARQKGERLKIGVSVPIGTNPNVSKEMLRGVAQAQDEVNNSGGINGKALEVAIANDDNNSSQAQNIAKQFVNDQTILAVVGHNASEAAVPAAFEYKNGKLVMLSPTSFDQRLSNLSNYIFRTVNTNNLARSLSDYRIKTAAQTNIVICVDPESPDNKWFADEFTKVIEQANYKINPTPCNLSDSTLDPNAMISQAISSQANGLLLAPYIDKINKGLEVARASKGRLQLFSSPTMYTQQTLAEGKADVNGMVLAVPWYPQAIPGNPFPQNAQKLWGGPVNWRTATTYDATIAIAKGLQQSNTREGLQKALHSPSFSIDGATGNIQFSQSGDRINNSIFLVKVQQTPGTDKYEFVPIKP from the coding sequence ATGGCGAAAGTAGCACTACTAATAGGAGTCAGCGAGTATGAGTCTGGTCTTACCCCATTGCCTGCGGCGACAAAAGATGTCGAGGCAATGCGGGGAGTTTTGCTGCACCCAGAGATTGGCGGTTTTGATGACGTAACACTACTGATAAATCCTCAACGACATGAAATGGAGGAAGCGATCGCCAGCTTCTTTGACGATCGTCAAAAAGATGACCTCTTGCTACTATTTTTTTCTGGACATGGCATTAAAGATGAGACTGGTAAGCTTTATTTTGCAGCTCGCAACACCCGCAAAACTGATAGGGGAGTACCAGCTAGGGCAACAATAGTACCAGCTAGCTTTGTCCATGAAGTTATGAGCAATAGCCACTCCAAGCGCGAGGTAGTGATTCTCGATTGTTGCTTTAGTGGCGCGTTTGCTGAGGGTATGTTAGCGAGAGATGATGGTTTTGTGGATGTCAAAAACCAATTGGGTGGAGAAGGGCGGGCTGTTCTCACATCTTCAACCTCAACCCAACTTTCCTTTGAACAGCAAGGAACAGATACCTCAACCTACACCAGCTACATAGTTGAGGGTCTGGAAACTGGTGCCGCAGATCGGGATGAAGATGGCTGGATTTCTGTTGACGAATTGCATGAATATGCTGCTAAGAAGGTGCAAGAAAGTACGCCAGCCATGAGACCCGAAATGTATCCAATCAAAGGAGGCCACAAAATTAAACTTGCGAAAGCACCAAGCAATGATCCCATGCTTACATATCGTCGAGAAGTTGAGTATTGGGTAGAGGGTGGTAACGGCGAAATTTCTGTTGCTGGTCGCGCTGCATTGGATGCCTTACAAGAGACGCTGAAACTATCACCTGAGCAGGCTAATGCAATTGAAACTCAGGTTTTAGCACCTATCAAAGACTACAAGAAAAAATTGCAGCGATATGAATTAGCATTCAGCGACGAGATTAAAAAAGAGTTTCCTTTTAGTGATAGAACTCGCGCTAATTTGAAACGGGTTCAGCAAGCGTTAGGACTCAGAGATGAAGATATAGCTTTAATCCAAGCTACTCTAATTGCCAAACACTCACTTACTACACCTCCAGTAGTTGATAATCCTCCACCTCCCCGAAATAGTAATTTTTTAACCTATCTAATAGCCTGTCTTGTCGGAGTCATTGGAGTAGTTATTGGCGGTACTATAGTCTACTTTATTAGAACCGGAAATCAATCTCAAACTGTAGTTCAGCCGATAGTCAAATCCTGTACTAAAGAAACTTATAGCTTGGGAGATAGAATTAGTTTAGGTGAAAAAACTTTATTAAAGCAAGATACAAATCCAGAGAAAGAAGCTGGAGTTAAAGCATTTTTAGAGGGTGATTGCCAGTCTGCTATTAATAGCTTAAATTCATATCGCAAAGCTAATCTTAGTGACCCAGAAGCATTGATTTACTTGAACAATGCTAAGGCACGTCAGAAAGGAGAGCGGCTGAAAATTGGTGTAAGCGTACCCATTGGTACAAATCCAAATGTCTCAAAAGAGATGTTACGCGGTGTAGCTCAAGCTCAAGATGAGGTGAATAACAGTGGTGGTATTAATGGCAAGGCTTTAGAAGTAGCGATCGCTAATGATGATAATAACTCCAGCCAAGCCCAAAACATTGCTAAACAGTTCGTCAACGATCAAACTATTCTAGCTGTAGTAGGACACAACGCGAGCGAAGCTGCTGTACCTGCTGCATTTGAGTATAAAAATGGGAAGCTAGTGATGCTCTCTCCCACCAGTTTTGACCAACGCCTATCTAATCTTAGCAACTATATATTCCGTACTGTTAATACTAACAATTTAGCGAGAAGCCTCTCTGATTATAGAATTAAAACTGCTGCCCAAACCAATATTGTAATTTGTGTTGATCCTGAGTCTCCTGATAATAAGTGGTTTGCAGATGAGTTTACTAAAGTTATAGAACAGGCTAATTACAAAATTAATCCTACCCCTTGCAACCTTTCTGACTCTACTCTTGATCCCAATGCTATGATTTCTCAAGCTATTAGCAGCCAAGCAAACGGTTTGCTCTTGGCTCCTTATATAGACAAAATTAATAAAGGTTTAGAAGTGGCGCGAGCTAGTAAAGGACGATTACAGCTATTTAGCAGTCCCACAATGTATACGCAACAAACCCTAGCGGAAGGAAAAGCAGATGTCAACGGGATGGTACTCGCTGTACCTTGGTATCCTCAAGCAATTCCTGGTAATCCCTTTCCCCAAAATGCTCAAAAACTTTGGGGCGGCCCTGTAAATTGGCGAACAGCGACGACTTATGATGCAACTATAGCGATCGCTAAAGGTTTGCAGCAAAGTAACACCCGTGAAGGATTGCAAAAAGCCCTGCACAGTCCGAGTTTTTCAATTGATGGTGCAACGGGAAATATTCAGTTTTCTCAATCGGGCGATCGCATCAATAATTCCATCTTCTTAGTCAAAGTTCAACAAACACCTGGCACTGATAAATATGAGTTTGTGCCGATTAAACCTTAG
- a CDS encoding glycosyltransferase family 4 protein — protein sequence MKILFLDQSGKPGGAELCLIDIAKPYGDRALVGLFADGPFKDLLQQNNIPVEVLATQAIQVRKESSLLQGFKSLGQLAPLIIKVVKKARKYDLIYANTQKALVVGALASFFSRRPLVYHLHDILSKEHFSQTNLRIAINLANRFASLVIANSQASKTAFVQAGGKQNIIEVIYNGFDPKTYQPDESDINKLQQQLELQGKFVVGHFSRLAPWKGQHILIDALAKCPPEVTVILVGDALFGEQEYVQNLHQQVTQLGLENRVKFLGFCSDIPQLMSACNLVAHTSTSPEPFGRVIVEAMLCGKPVVAAKAGGVMELVEHGINGFLVTPGEPQELAQVIITCLHETEITATIASNARTTASLRFDVATINQQIAQLLSHKL from the coding sequence ATGAAAATTCTTTTTTTAGATCAAAGTGGTAAACCAGGCGGTGCCGAATTATGTTTAATAGATATTGCTAAACCTTATGGCGATCGCGCTTTAGTCGGTTTATTTGCAGATGGCCCATTTAAAGATTTACTACAGCAAAATAATATTCCGGTAGAAGTTCTCGCAACTCAAGCAATCCAAGTTCGCAAAGAAAGCAGTTTGCTACAAGGATTCAAAAGTCTCGGACAACTTGCACCTTTGATTATTAAGGTAGTTAAAAAAGCCCGGAAATACGATTTAATCTATGCCAACACCCAAAAAGCATTAGTTGTAGGAGCATTGGCAAGTTTTTTTAGTCGTCGTCCTCTAGTCTATCATTTACACGATATTCTTTCCAAAGAACATTTTAGTCAAACTAATCTTCGTATTGCTATTAATTTAGCTAACCGTTTTGCATCGCTAGTAATTGCTAATTCTCAAGCTAGTAAAACAGCCTTTGTACAAGCAGGAGGAAAGCAAAATATTATTGAAGTTATCTATAATGGCTTCGATCCAAAAACTTATCAACCTGATGAATCTGATATTAATAAATTACAGCAGCAGTTAGAATTGCAAGGAAAATTTGTTGTTGGACACTTTAGCCGACTTGCACCTTGGAAAGGGCAGCATATTTTAATTGATGCCCTTGCTAAATGTCCGCCAGAAGTGACAGTAATTTTAGTTGGTGATGCACTATTTGGCGAACAAGAGTATGTCCAAAATTTACACCAACAAGTTACCCAACTGGGACTAGAAAACCGCGTCAAATTTTTAGGCTTTTGTTCTGATATTCCCCAGTTAATGTCAGCTTGTAACTTAGTAGCACATACCTCTACTTCTCCAGAACCCTTTGGTAGAGTAATTGTTGAGGCGATGCTATGCGGAAAACCTGTGGTTGCAGCCAAAGCTGGAGGTGTAATGGAATTAGTAGAACATGGAATTAATGGTTTTCTCGTGACACCAGGAGAACCCCAAGAACTAGCACAAGTAATTATTACCTGTCTTCATGAGACGGAAATAACTGCAACTATAGCTAGTAATGCACGGACTACGGCTAGTCTGCGTTTTGACGTTGCAACTATTAATCAGCAAATTGCCCAACTGCTGTCCCACAAATTATAG
- a CDS encoding glycosyltransferase family 4 protein encodes MIGNKEKSFNSASASITTLGLGWFPKSPGGLERYIYELTHKLAANQDQIELCGVGLPEDELNSQIKLTNLASPDSAIWQRLWAIRTNFQKTRTSKPDAINLHFALYSFPLLDILPKGVPVTFNFHGPWASESQQEVVNKNLSLLIKHWLIEQNTYNRCDRFIVLSKAFGKILHDKYQVPWSKINVIPGGVDINWFQPNLLPQEACAKLGWPTNRRIIFTSRRLVHRTGVDKLLQALAIIKPRIPDVWLAIAGRGHVQAALQQQATELGLDDNVKFLGFLPDEQLPIAYQAAELTIMPSQSFEGFGLVIVESLACGTPVLCTPVGGMPEILSEFSPDLITTSIEASAIAEKLEQVLLGNIPTPSREACRQYAIKHYDWNQIAQQVRNVLLN; translated from the coding sequence ATGATAGGTAATAAAGAAAAAAGTTTTAATTCCGCATCTGCATCTATTACGACCCTTGGATTAGGATGGTTTCCCAAAAGTCCTGGAGGACTAGAAAGATATATTTATGAACTAACTCATAAATTAGCAGCAAATCAAGACCAAATTGAATTATGTGGAGTTGGTCTACCAGAAGATGAACTAAATTCCCAAATTAAGCTAACTAACTTGGCGAGTCCTGATAGTGCTATTTGGCAAAGATTATGGGCAATTCGCACTAATTTTCAGAAAACAAGAACTAGCAAACCAGATGCGATTAATTTGCACTTTGCATTATACAGCTTTCCTCTTTTAGATATTTTACCAAAGGGAGTACCAGTTACTTTTAACTTTCATGGCCCTTGGGCTTCTGAAAGTCAGCAAGAGGTAGTTAATAAAAATCTTAGTCTTTTAATCAAGCACTGGTTAATAGAACAAAACACTTATAATCGCTGCGATCGCTTCATTGTTTTGAGCAAAGCATTTGGTAAAATATTACATGATAAATATCAAGTGCCGTGGAGCAAAATTAATGTTATTCCTGGTGGAGTTGATATTAATTGGTTTCAACCAAATTTATTACCTCAAGAGGCTTGTGCAAAATTAGGTTGGCCTACTAACCGCAGAATTATATTTACATCACGTCGCTTAGTACATCGAACCGGAGTTGACAAATTATTGCAAGCACTAGCGATAATTAAGCCCAGAATACCAGATGTTTGGCTTGCGATCGCAGGTCGTGGTCACGTCCAAGCTGCACTACAACAACAGGCTACAGAATTAGGACTAGACGACAACGTTAAATTTTTAGGTTTTCTGCCTGATGAGCAATTACCTATAGCTTACCAAGCTGCTGAATTGACTATAATGCCTAGTCAATCTTTTGAAGGATTTGGATTAGTAATAGTTGAATCTCTAGCCTGTGGTACTCCTGTTTTATGTACTCCAGTTGGGGGAATGCCAGAAATTTTATCAGAATTTTCACCTGATTTAATTACTACTTCAATAGAAGCCTCAGCTATTGCAGAAAAATTAGAACAAGTACTTTTGGGAAATATCCCCACACCATCACGAGAAGCCTGTCGCCAGTATGCTATCAAACACTATGATTGGAATCAAATTGCCCAGCAAGTGCGGAATGTTCTATTAAATTAA
- a CDS encoding metal ABC transporter permease, whose translation MNFFNDCQIAWLAIANINDLVSLLTFPYMQRAIVGAALMGILGGMLGSFVTLRQLSFFSHAVGHAALVGVALGVLLQINPTWMLLPFTLVFGVIVLYFIDKTDLASDSVLSIVLSGALAIGLILTSLIKGYRGNLMAVLFGDILAIDTTDLILTLVVLVGGSIFLLSTMRQQILLTLNPDVAQVQGVPVQLYRYGFVVLLSLAVAVAIKAVGVLLVNAFLVIPASTAKLMSHHFSHFLAMSVIVGSISSIAGIMVSGLFNLASGPSIVLVQFLLFVAVFIWFKLKLKAA comes from the coding sequence ATGAATTTCTTCAATGATTGTCAGATAGCTTGGCTTGCGATCGCCAATATTAATGACTTGGTAAGCTTATTAACATTCCCCTATATGCAGCGTGCGATCGTCGGTGCTGCCTTGATGGGGATACTTGGCGGGATGTTGGGTAGTTTTGTCACCTTGCGCCAGTTATCCTTTTTCAGCCACGCAGTAGGTCATGCAGCACTCGTAGGTGTGGCATTAGGCGTGCTACTACAGATAAATCCTACTTGGATGCTATTACCTTTTACCTTGGTTTTTGGTGTTATTGTTCTTTACTTTATTGACAAAACCGATTTAGCTAGCGATAGCGTACTTAGCATAGTGCTATCTGGGGCATTAGCGATTGGTTTAATTCTCACGAGCCTAATTAAAGGCTATCGTGGCAACTTGATGGCTGTGCTGTTCGGGGATATTCTAGCGATCGACACCACAGATTTGATTTTGACGTTGGTAGTACTTGTGGGAGGTAGTATATTTTTACTATCAACCATGCGGCAGCAAATTTTATTGACCCTTAATCCAGATGTAGCACAAGTTCAAGGTGTTCCCGTCCAATTGTATCGCTACGGCTTTGTGGTCTTGCTTTCACTCGCCGTTGCTGTCGCGATTAAAGCTGTTGGTGTTTTATTGGTGAACGCCTTTTTAGTTATTCCCGCCTCCACCGCTAAACTGATGAGTCACCACTTTAGCCACTTTCTAGCTATGTCGGTGATAGTTGGTTCCATTAGCAGTATTGCTGGCATTATGGTGTCCGGTCTTTTCAACCTGGCTTCTGGCCCAAGTATTGTTCTTGTCCAGTTTCTACTATTTGTAGCCGTTTTCATCTGGTTCAAGTTGAAGTTGAAAGCTGCATAA
- a CDS encoding metal ABC transporter ATP-binding protein: MTNNILKVEGLTVYQGSYLAVRDVSFELLPGTDTAIVGPNGAGKSTLVKAVLDLIPRSAGTIEILGRPIARLGHLRHTLGYMPQNFIFDRSFPISVRELVGLGWAKEGKRKNSFFSRLWKQDREKSVAVTEALRRTDAYHLQHQAIGTLSGGQLKRVLLAYCLVMPRKLLVLDEAFAGVDVQGAADFYALLNELKREEGWTVLQVSHDIDMVNRHCDRVLCLNQSIVCTGKPEIALSPQNLLATYGPGFSRYQHQH; the protein is encoded by the coding sequence ATGACTAACAATATTTTAAAAGTAGAAGGTTTAACTGTTTACCAAGGCAGCTATCTAGCGGTTCGAGATGTTTCCTTTGAATTGTTGCCAGGAACAGATACAGCCATCGTTGGCCCCAATGGTGCTGGTAAAAGTACTTTGGTAAAAGCGGTTTTAGATTTGATACCTCGAAGTGCTGGGACAATTGAAATATTGGGTCGCCCAATTGCCAGGCTGGGGCATTTACGCCACACATTAGGCTACATGCCACAAAACTTTATTTTTGACCGCAGCTTTCCCATTTCTGTTAGGGAATTAGTAGGACTGGGATGGGCTAAGGAAGGGAAAAGAAAGAATTCATTTTTCTCCAGACTATGGAAACAAGACCGAGAAAAATCGGTAGCAGTAACAGAAGCTTTACGGCGGACTGATGCTTATCATTTACAGCATCAAGCTATTGGTACTCTTAGCGGCGGTCAACTCAAGCGGGTTTTATTGGCTTATTGTTTGGTAATGCCTCGGAAGCTGTTGGTACTAGATGAAGCCTTTGCTGGTGTTGATGTGCAAGGTGCAGCAGATTTTTATGCTTTGCTAAATGAATTAAAACGGGAAGAAGGTTGGACAGTATTGCAAGTTTCTCACGATATTGATATGGTAAATCGCCATTGCGATCGCGTGCTTTGTCTGAACCAAAGCATTGTTTGTACTGGTAAGCCAGAAATTGCCCTTTCACCGCAAAACCTGTTAGCAACCTACGGCCCAGGTTTCAGCCGCTACCAGCACCAACATTAA
- a CDS encoding metal ABC transporter substrate-binding protein produces MLSMATGCSQSNSNQGKTSEQSPKVQEVGSTPPMQSGKTKVVTTFLPIYLFTKAVAGNVADVEILVPPGTEVHEYQATPENVKAIATANVLVKNGLGLEEFLEGTVKNAQNPKLTEIDASIGIKPLNEISPVVKTAPDEKDHEHLQGNPHVWLDPVLAKQQVTNIRDGLIAADPANKATYEANATAYIKELESLNSEFQQTLQKNPSCTFITFHDAFPYLAKRYNLKQVAVVEIPEDQLSPADVQNAINAVKKYKVKALFSEPGVDNKLLVSLSKDLKLTLRTLDSLETGETDPQHYFKAMKANLQILETSCK; encoded by the coding sequence ATGTTGTCAATGGCTACTGGCTGTAGTCAATCGAACTCGAATCAGGGAAAAACTTCCGAACAGTCCCCAAAAGTGCAAGAAGTTGGTTCTACCCCACCGATGCAGTCGGGAAAAACTAAAGTAGTGACGACATTTTTGCCGATATATTTATTTACTAAGGCGGTAGCTGGAAATGTCGCAGATGTAGAAATTTTAGTACCACCGGGTACGGAGGTACATGAATATCAAGCGACACCAGAAAATGTTAAAGCGATCGCTACTGCTAATGTGTTAGTAAAAAATGGTTTAGGTTTGGAGGAATTTCTGGAAGGTACTGTAAAAAATGCCCAAAATCCCAAATTAACTGAAATTGATGCAAGTATTGGTATTAAACCCTTAAATGAAATTTCACCTGTTGTAAAAACAGCGCCAGATGAAAAAGACCACGAACACCTCCAAGGTAATCCTCATGTTTGGTTAGATCCAGTTTTGGCAAAACAGCAGGTAACAAATATTCGGGATGGATTAATTGCTGCCGACCCCGCAAACAAAGCTACTTACGAAGCAAATGCTACGGCTTATATTAAAGAATTAGAAAGTTTAAATAGCGAATTTCAGCAGACTTTGCAAAAAAATCCCAGTTGCACCTTTATTACTTTTCATGATGCGTTTCCATATTTAGCTAAACGCTATAATCTCAAGCAAGTTGCGGTGGTAGAAATTCCCGAAGATCAACTGTCACCAGCAGATGTGCAAAATGCAATCAATGCTGTGAAAAAGTACAAAGTTAAAGCTTTATTTAGCGAACCAGGAGTAGATAATAAACTTCTGGTCAGTCTCTCCAAAGACTTGAAATTAACTTTGCGTACTCTGGATTCTCTGGAAACTGGCGAAACCGATCCGCAGCATTATTTTAAAGCGATGAAAGCTAATTTACAAATTTTAGAAACCTCCTGTAAATAA